In one Bradyrhizobium sp. 4 genomic region, the following are encoded:
- a CDS encoding ABC transporter substrate-binding protein produces MIRLMLAGALLFGSFDLAAAQTTLRVGDQKGNSQAVMEAAGVLKDVPYKIEWKEFPAAAPLLEALSAGAIETGLVGDAPFTFAAASGAPVKAIAAIRQTREGLAILVPENSPIKSFADLRGKKIATGRGSIGHQLILAALEKNGWAAADVQIAFLAPSDAKIAYTQGSVDAWSTWEPYVSQEEVLFKSRRVITSEGLTPGLSFQVARPDAIRDKRAELTDFIRRLTAARAWSLNDIDSYAATWGRLMNIPTAVPQNWLSRAKIRIAPIDDGVVADEQSTIDLYFRWGLIKQKLDAAEVVDRSFSDAIAKAGL; encoded by the coding sequence ATGATCCGCCTCATGCTGGCCGGCGCGCTGCTGTTCGGCTCGTTCGACCTGGCAGCGGCGCAAACCACCTTGCGCGTCGGCGACCAGAAGGGCAATTCGCAGGCCGTGATGGAAGCGGCGGGCGTGCTCAAGGACGTGCCGTACAAGATCGAGTGGAAGGAATTTCCCGCGGCTGCGCCGCTGCTCGAAGCGCTCAGCGCCGGCGCGATCGAGACCGGGCTCGTTGGCGACGCACCCTTCACCTTCGCCGCCGCCTCAGGCGCGCCGGTGAAGGCGATCGCCGCGATCCGGCAGACGCGCGAGGGGCTTGCCATCCTCGTGCCCGAGAATTCGCCGATCAAGAGCTTTGCGGATTTGCGCGGCAAGAAGATCGCGACTGGCCGTGGCTCGATCGGGCACCAGTTGATCCTTGCCGCGCTCGAGAAGAACGGTTGGGCTGCGGCTGACGTGCAGATTGCGTTCCTGGCGCCGTCCGATGCCAAGATCGCCTACACGCAAGGCTCCGTCGACGCGTGGTCGACCTGGGAGCCTTATGTCAGCCAGGAGGAGGTGTTGTTCAAGTCGCGCCGTGTCATCACCTCGGAGGGTCTGACGCCGGGGCTGAGCTTTCAGGTGGCGCGGCCCGATGCGATCCGCGACAAGCGCGCGGAGCTGACCGACTTCATCCGACGCCTCACCGCGGCGCGGGCGTGGTCGCTGAACGATATCGACAGCTATGCGGCAACCTGGGGCAGGCTGATGAACATCCCGACCGCCGTGCCGCAGAACTGGCTGTCGCGCGCAAAAATCCGGATCGCGCCGATCGATGACGGCGTGGTCGCGGACGAGCAGAGCACGATCGATCTCTATTTTCGCTGGGGCCTTATCAAGCAGAAGCTTGATGCGGCCGAGGTCGTAGATCGCTCGTTCTCGGATGCGATTGCGAAGGCAGGGCTGTAG
- a CDS encoding LLM class flavin-dependent oxidoreductase, which produces MSIEFIGFIANSNASEAIVRQGPVLDPVYIETVAKAHELAGFDRALLAFHSTTPDALQVAQHVLTITKSLKVMIAQRPGFTAPTLLARQLATLDQLYGGRVSLHVITGGNAAELRQDGNTLDDKDERYARTSEFLDVVKLEWTSEKPFNYSGKYYNVENGFSQVKPLQKAGIYTFVGGGSDAAIDVAGKHADTFALWGESYAQVRDVTARVHNAAVRQGRPTPRFSLSVRPIIAPTEKQAWDKAEEILARATALQDKTGYRKPADGHATAGARRLLSLADQGSRIDKRLWTEIAKLTGANSNTTALVGTPEQVAEVFGDYYDLGVSHFLIRGFDPLIDAIEYGRELIPLTREVIAKRQAVRGEAAE; this is translated from the coding sequence ATGTCGATCGAGTTCATCGGCTTTATCGCCAACAGTAATGCGTCCGAGGCCATCGTGCGTCAGGGTCCGGTGCTCGATCCGGTTTATATCGAGACCGTGGCGAAGGCGCATGAGCTCGCGGGTTTCGACCGCGCGCTGCTGGCGTTCCATTCGACCACGCCGGATGCGCTCCAGGTCGCCCAGCATGTGCTGACCATCACCAAGTCGTTAAAAGTGATGATCGCGCAGCGGCCGGGCTTTACCGCGCCGACGCTGCTCGCGCGGCAGCTGGCGACGCTTGACCAGCTCTATGGAGGCCGCGTCTCGCTGCACGTCATCACGGGCGGCAATGCAGCCGAGCTCAGACAGGACGGCAACACGCTCGACGACAAGGACGAGCGTTACGCCCGCACCAGCGAGTTTCTCGACGTGGTGAAGCTGGAATGGACCAGCGAGAAGCCGTTCAACTACAGCGGCAAGTACTACAATGTCGAGAATGGTTTTTCGCAGGTGAAGCCGCTGCAGAAGGCCGGCATCTACACCTTCGTCGGCGGTGGCTCCGACGCTGCGATCGACGTCGCGGGCAAGCATGCCGACACCTTTGCGCTGTGGGGCGAATCCTACGCGCAGGTGCGCGACGTCACCGCGCGCGTTCACAATGCGGCCGTCAGGCAGGGCCGTCCGACGCCGCGATTCAGCCTCTCGGTGCGGCCGATCATCGCCCCGACCGAGAAGCAGGCCTGGGACAAGGCGGAAGAGATTCTTGCGCGCGCCACCGCGCTCCAGGACAAGACCGGCTATCGCAAGCCCGCTGACGGCCATGCCACCGCCGGCGCGCGGCGCCTGCTCTCGCTCGCCGACCAGGGCAGCCGCATCGACAAGCGGCTGTGGACCGAGATCGCAAAGCTCACCGGCGCCAACAGCAACACCACCGCGCTGGTCGGCACGCCCGAGCAGGTCGCCGAGGTCTTCGGCGACTATTACGACCTCGGCGTCAGCCATTTCCTGATCCGCGGCTTCGACCCCCTGATCGACGCCATCGAATACGGCCGCGAGCTGATCCCGCTGACGCGCGAGGTGATCGCCAAGCGGCAGGCCGTTCGCGGCGAGGCGGCGGAATGA
- a CDS encoding acyl-CoA dehydrogenase family protein — protein sequence MVTPIAKGRAAHHEPDYIARAEALAEAFAARAAEYDRTGSFPFENFRELSEAGLLSLTVPAAHGGAGAGARYAARVLGIIGKADASTALVLSMHYINHLVMARSPTWPARLSRKLARESVEDLALVNALRVEPELGSPARGGLPATIARRTETGWRLSGHKIYSTGSPILKWYLVWARTDEAEPRVGQFLVPAGLPGTRIVETWDHHGLRASGSHDVIFDDVVIPLDAEIDVRKPADWRAPDVAQATVHTIFVAAIYDGVARAARDWLVGFLKQRVPASLGAPLATLPRAQEILGAIEARLAVNARLIASFAGDFDDGVALSAAESNVIKLTVTNNAVAAVEEALSLTGNHGLSRANPLERHYRDVLCGRVHTPQDDSTRTGLGRAALGL from the coding sequence ATGGTAACTCCGATCGCCAAGGGGCGCGCGGCGCATCACGAGCCCGACTACATCGCACGTGCCGAAGCGCTGGCCGAGGCCTTCGCTGCCCGTGCGGCCGAGTACGATCGCACCGGAAGCTTCCCGTTCGAGAATTTTCGCGAGCTGTCCGAGGCAGGCCTGCTGTCGCTGACGGTGCCTGCCGCCCATGGCGGCGCCGGGGCGGGCGCACGATACGCCGCACGCGTCCTCGGCATCATCGGCAAGGCCGATGCGTCGACCGCGCTGGTGCTGTCGATGCACTACATCAACCATCTCGTGATGGCACGGAGCCCGACCTGGCCGGCGCGGCTGTCGCGCAAGCTCGCGCGCGAGAGTGTCGAAGACCTTGCGCTCGTCAACGCACTCCGCGTCGAGCCCGAACTGGGTTCGCCTGCGCGCGGCGGCCTGCCCGCGACCATTGCACGCCGGACCGAGACCGGCTGGCGGCTCTCGGGGCACAAGATCTATTCGACGGGATCGCCGATCCTGAAATGGTATCTGGTCTGGGCGCGCACGGACGAAGCCGAGCCGCGTGTCGGACAGTTCCTGGTGCCAGCGGGCCTGCCGGGCACGCGTATCGTCGAGACCTGGGATCACCACGGCCTGCGGGCCAGCGGCAGCCACGACGTCATCTTCGACGACGTCGTGATTCCTCTCGATGCCGAGATCGACGTGCGCAAGCCGGCCGACTGGCGCGCCCCTGATGTCGCGCAGGCGACCGTCCACACGATCTTTGTCGCCGCGATCTATGACGGCGTTGCGCGGGCTGCACGCGACTGGCTGGTCGGGTTCCTGAAGCAGCGCGTGCCGGCCAGCCTGGGAGCGCCGCTTGCGACCTTGCCGCGCGCGCAGGAGATTCTTGGCGCGATCGAGGCGCGGCTCGCCGTCAATGCACGGCTGATCGCATCCTTCGCCGGTGATTTCGACGACGGTGTCGCGCTTTCGGCGGCCGAGTCCAACGTCATCAAGCTGACCGTGACCAACAACGCCGTCGCCGCGGTCGAGGAGGCCTTGTCGCTGACCGGCAATCACGGCCTGTCCCGCGCCAATCCGCTGGAGCGGCACTATCGCGACGTCCTGTGCGGTCGCGTGCACACGCCGCAGGACGATTCCACGCGCACCGGCCTCGGCCGTGCCGCATTGGGCCTCTAG